Proteins from a single region of Fusobacterium gonidiaformans ATCC 25563:
- the priA gene encoding replication restart helicase PriA — translation MIYYQLYLEKNKGLYTYMDEKEEYHIGESVFVSFRNRKQVAYIIAKDSRKEFSFKVLPILGKTEFPNLPPVLVEVARWMVRYYVSSYEAVLKNIIPKDIKIKKKIFYSLSSPMILDIPKELLDFFREYSSVSKVTLRKYVSLEEIKQSITEQEIIEVSKNRYIWNETKEKRGLLGSYFFQKGQMPALKLIEKFSKVEVEEFLKKHYLEEQNRFESGISSVGDFSSSLSFRDVNLNEEQKKAVDRITKGEHFFYLLKGVTGSGKTEVYLSLIRKAFQEGKGSIFLVPEISLTPQMIERFQDEFQENIAILHSKLTSKERAEEWLQLYQGKKRVVLGVRSAIFAPVQNLQYIIIDEEHESSYKQDNNPRYHAKQVALKRAMLEKAKLVLGSATPSIESYYYAKKGLYQLIELNERYNQAKMPEIELVDMKEEKDLFFSEKLLEEIRNTLLRKEQVLLLLNRKGYSTYIQCQDCGHVEECDHCSIKMSYYASKGIYKCNYCGKVVKYTGRCNACGSEHLIHSGKGIERVEEELKHYFPDISILRVDGDQKGNQFFERAYHDFLDEKYQVMIGTQLIAKGLHFPNVTLVGVINADMILNFPDFRAGEKTYQLLAQVAGRAGRAEKNGKVIIQTYQSEHYAIDKVREHDYEGFYEKELEARDFLEYPPFAKMILLGLSSRDEEYLKIKSEEIFKRIPQEQVDLYGPIPCLVYRVKDRYRYQIFIKGNREKIEEYKKLLRKVLIEYQQDENIRISIDAEPLNMI, via the coding sequence ATGATATATTATCAGTTGTATTTAGAAAAGAACAAAGGACTTTATACTTATATGGATGAAAAGGAAGAATATCATATAGGAGAAAGTGTTTTTGTTTCTTTTCGGAATCGAAAACAGGTAGCTTATATTATCGCGAAAGACAGTCGGAAAGAATTTTCTTTTAAGGTTTTACCGATTTTAGGAAAGACGGAATTTCCAAATTTACCTCCTGTTTTAGTAGAAGTAGCTCGTTGGATGGTAAGATACTATGTGAGCAGCTATGAAGCTGTTTTGAAGAATATCATCCCTAAAGATATTAAAATCAAAAAGAAGATTTTTTATTCCTTATCTTCTCCAATGATTTTGGATATACCAAAAGAATTGCTAGATTTTTTTCGAGAGTATTCTTCTGTATCGAAGGTGACGTTACGAAAATACGTTTCTTTGGAAGAAATAAAACAGAGTATTACAGAGCAAGAGATAATAGAAGTTTCAAAAAATCGATATATTTGGAATGAAACAAAAGAAAAAAGAGGATTGTTAGGAAGTTATTTTTTTCAGAAAGGACAGATGCCAGCTCTAAAATTGATAGAAAAATTTTCTAAAGTGGAAGTGGAAGAATTTTTAAAAAAACATTATTTAGAAGAACAAAATCGTTTTGAATCAGGGATTTCTTCAGTTGGTGATTTTTCTTCTTCTCTCTCTTTTCGTGATGTGAATTTGAATGAAGAGCAAAAAAAAGCGGTTGATAGGATAACAAAAGGGGAGCATTTCTTTTATTTATTGAAAGGGGTCACGGGTTCAGGAAAAACAGAAGTATATTTGTCTTTGATACGAAAAGCTTTTCAAGAGGGAAAAGGAAGTATTTTTTTAGTTCCGGAAATCTCATTAACTCCTCAAATGATAGAAAGATTTCAAGACGAGTTTCAAGAAAATATTGCGATTTTACATAGTAAGTTGACCTCAAAAGAAAGAGCCGAAGAGTGGTTACAGCTATACCAAGGGAAGAAGAGAGTAGTATTAGGGGTTCGTTCTGCTATTTTTGCTCCGGTCCAAAATTTGCAATATATTATTATTGATGAAGAACATGAAAGCAGTTATAAGCAAGATAATAATCCTAGATACCATGCGAAACAGGTTGCGTTAAAAAGAGCAATGTTAGAAAAAGCGAAGTTAGTTTTAGGATCGGCAACTCCTTCCATTGAAAGTTATTATTATGCTAAAAAGGGACTGTACCAACTCATAGAGTTAAACGAAAGATACAATCAAGCAAAAATGCCGGAAATTGAATTAGTGGATATGAAAGAAGAAAAAGATTTATTTTTTAGTGAGAAACTTTTGGAAGAGATTCGTAATACCTTACTTCGGAAAGAGCAAGTACTTCTACTTTTGAATCGAAAGGGTTACTCCACCTATATTCAATGTCAAGATTGTGGTCATGTAGAGGAATGTGACCATTGTTCTATCAAGATGAGTTACTATGCTTCCAAAGGAATTTATAAGTGCAATTATTGTGGAAAAGTGGTAAAATATACTGGACGATGTAATGCTTGTGGAAGCGAGCATTTAATTCATAGTGGAAAAGGAATTGAAAGAGTAGAAGAAGAATTGAAACATTATTTTCCGGATATTTCTATTTTACGAGTGGATGGAGATCAAAAAGGAAATCAATTTTTCGAGAGGGCCTATCATGATTTTTTAGATGAAAAATATCAAGTGATGATAGGAACACAGTTAATTGCAAAAGGTTTACATTTTCCTAATGTTACCTTGGTAGGAGTCATCAATGCAGATATGATTTTAAATTTTCCAGATTTTCGGGCAGGAGAAAAAACATATCAACTCTTAGCACAGGTTGCAGGAAGAGCAGGAAGAGCAGAAAAAAATGGAAAAGTAATTATACAGACATATCAGTCAGAGCATTATGCGATTGATAAAGTAAGAGAGCATGATTATGAGGGGTTTTATGAAAAAGAACTGGAAGCAAGGGATTTTTTAGAATATCCTCCTTTTGCTAAGATGATTTTATTAGGTTTGTCCTCAAGAGATGAGGAGTATTTAAAAATAAAATCCGAAGAAATTTTCAAACGAATCCCACAAGAACAAGTTGATCTTTATGGGCCGATACCTTGTCTAGTCTATCGGGTAAAAGATAGATATCGTTATCAAATTTTTATCAAAGGAAATCGAGAAAAAATAGAAGAATATAAAAAATTATTACGAAAGGTTTTGATAGAATATCAACAAGATGAAAATATCAGAATTTCTATTGATGCAGAGCCTTTGAATATGATTTAG
- the def gene encoding peptide deformylase, translated as MIYEIRKYGDPVLRKVAEKVEDINDEIREILSNMLETMYATDGVGLAAPQVGISLRMFVCDVGTPEESQVKKIINPIITPLTEENISVEEGCLSVPGIYRKVDRIAKIKISYQNEMGEKIEEILEGFPAIVVQHEYDHLEATLFVDRISPMAKRMIAKKLQALKKETMRDAKE; from the coding sequence ATGATTTATGAAATAAGAAAATATGGAGATCCTGTGTTGAGAAAAGTTGCAGAGAAAGTTGAAGACATTAATGATGAAATTCGAGAGATTCTATCCAATATGTTAGAGACAATGTATGCAACGGATGGAGTAGGGTTAGCTGCACCTCAAGTAGGAATCAGTCTTAGAATGTTTGTTTGTGATGTGGGAACTCCGGAAGAAAGTCAAGTAAAAAAAATAATTAACCCTATCATTACTCCATTAACAGAAGAAAATATTTCTGTGGAAGAGGGATGTTTGAGTGTTCCCGGGATTTATAGAAAAGTGGATAGGATTGCAAAAATTAAAATATCTTATCAAAATGAAATGGGAGAGAAGATAGAGGAAATTTTAGAAGGTTTTCCAGCAATTGTGGTACAGCATGAGTATGATCACTTGGAAGCAACTTTATTTGTAGATCGAATATCTCCAATGGCAAAAAGAATGATTGCAAAGAAACTACAGGCTTTGAAAAAGGAAACGATGAGAGATGCCAAAGAGTAA
- a CDS encoding FtsB family cell division protein, with amino-acid sequence MPKSKQKFSKGYLFLLLIFAYSMFGVIPQILKSQTKIAKIKEEIEYLEGKNQKELQEIEKYTKNIEELDNDYERERIARNRLQMIKPDEVIYRLNQKNQEEQ; translated from the coding sequence ATGCCAAAGAGTAAACAAAAATTTTCAAAGGGTTATCTATTCTTGTTATTGATTTTTGCTTATTCAATGTTTGGAGTGATTCCACAAATTTTGAAAAGTCAAACAAAGATTGCAAAAATTAAAGAAGAGATTGAATACTTGGAAGGCAAAAATCAAAAGGAATTACAAGAAATTGAAAAGTATACAAAAAATATTGAAGAATTGGATAATGACTATGAAAGAGAAAGAATTGCAAGAAATAGACTTCAAATGATCAAACCAGATGAAGTTATTTATAGACTAAATCAAAAGAATCAGGAGGAACAATGA
- the glpX gene encoding class II fructose-bisphosphatase → MKRELALEFARVTEAAALAAHKWVGRGDKEAADQAAVDAMRTMLNRLAIDGEIVIGEGEIDEAPMLYIGEKVGRAYHEEEAKDELEEGEVPYYTPVDIAVDPVEGTRMTAQGQSNAVTVLAVAKKGSFLKAPDMYMEKLIVGPEAKGKIDLERPLMENIENVAKALGKELHEMMVVVLDKPRHTQIIKDLQKLGIKVYALPDGDVAGSILTCLVDSDVDMLYGIGGAPEGVISAAVIRALGGDMQARLKLRNEVKGVSLENDKISNFEKSRCEEMGLKVGEILRMDDLVKDDEVIFSATGITGGDLLTGIYRRGMIAKTQTLVVRGSSKTVRYINSVHNLEYKDPKILHLVK, encoded by the coding sequence ATGAAAAGAGAGCTAGCACTTGAATTTGCCAGAGTTACAGAAGCCGCAGCTTTAGCAGCACACAAATGGGTAGGAAGAGGAGATAAGGAAGCCGCAGATCAGGCAGCAGTAGATGCGATGAGAACGATGTTGAATCGTCTTGCTATTGATGGAGAAATTGTCATTGGAGAGGGAGAAATTGATGAAGCTCCTATGCTTTATATTGGAGAGAAAGTGGGAAGAGCTTATCATGAAGAAGAAGCCAAAGATGAATTAGAAGAAGGAGAAGTCCCTTATTATACTCCTGTAGATATTGCTGTGGATCCGGTAGAAGGAACGAGAATGACAGCACAAGGTCAATCAAATGCAGTCACTGTTTTAGCAGTAGCGAAAAAAGGAAGTTTTTTAAAAGCTCCTGATATGTATATGGAAAAACTAATTGTTGGTCCGGAAGCAAAAGGAAAAATTGATTTAGAAAGACCTTTGATGGAAAATATTGAAAATGTAGCAAAAGCATTAGGAAAAGAGTTACATGAAATGATGGTGGTTGTATTAGATAAACCAAGACATACACAAATTATAAAAGATTTACAAAAATTAGGAATTAAGGTATATGCTTTGCCAGATGGAGATGTTGCAGGCTCTATTTTAACTTGTTTAGTAGATTCTGACGTAGATATGTTATATGGAATTGGAGGAGCTCCGGAAGGTGTTATTTCTGCTGCTGTTATTCGAGCTTTGGGTGGAGATATGCAAGCAAGATTGAAATTAAGAAATGAAGTGAAAGGTGTTTCTTTAGAAAATGATAAAATTTCTAATTTTGAAAAAAGTCGTTGTGAAGAAATGGGATTAAAAGTTGGAGAAATTTTGAGAATGGATGACTTGGTAAAAGATGACGAAGTAATTTTTTCAGCAACAGGAATCACAGGTGGAGACTTATTAACGGGAATTTATCGAAGGGGAATGATTGCGAAAACTCAAACTTTGGTGGTAAGAGGAAGCAGTAAAACAGTTCGATATATTAACTCTGTACATAACTTAGAATATAAAGATCCAAAAATTTTACATTTAGTAAAGTAG
- a CDS encoding ATP-binding protein, which translates to MKRFIMDDLVKWKDSKYRKPLILKGVRQVGKTWILKEFGRLYYDNVAYFNFDENMEYREFFTTTKDTKRILQNLMLISGEKIEPNSTLIIFDEIQDCPEVINALKYFYENIPEYHIVCAGSLLGIALAKPSSFPVGKIDFLNMVPMNFSEFLIANGDENLKNYLDSIEEIEKIPEAFYNPLYEKLKMYYITGGMPEPIYMWSKERDMELMIRSLNNIIEAYERDFAKHPNTKEFPKISMIWKSLPSQLSRENKKFIYKVVKEGARAREYEDALQWLVNANLVSKVYRISAPRIPLSAYDDLSAFKIYMADVGILNRLSLLSPKAFGEGSRLFTEFKGALTETFILQSLIPQFEVSPRYWTDNIYEVDFVIQHENDVFPIEVKAEKNTKSKSLLKFKEKYSENVKLRVRFSFDNLILDGDLLNIPLFMVDYSKKLITMALRKNRNF; encoded by the coding sequence ATGAAAAGATTTATAATGGATGATTTGGTCAAATGGAAAGATTCTAAGTATAGAAAACCTCTTATTTTAAAAGGAGTTCGACAAGTTGGAAAAACTTGGATTTTAAAAGAATTTGGAAGATTGTACTATGATAATGTCGCTTATTTTAACTTTGATGAAAATATGGAATATCGAGAATTTTTTACGACTACAAAAGATACCAAAAGAATTTTACAAAATTTAATGCTAATCAGTGGAGAAAAAATAGAGCCTAATAGCACTCTGATTATTTTTGATGAAATACAAGATTGTCCTGAGGTTATCAATGCTTTGAAATATTTTTATGAAAATATACCTGAATATCATATTGTTTGTGCTGGCTCTCTTTTAGGAATCGCTCTTGCAAAACCTTCTTCTTTTCCGGTAGGGAAGATTGATTTTTTAAATATGGTTCCTATGAATTTTTCTGAGTTTCTAATTGCAAATGGGGATGAAAATTTAAAAAACTATTTAGACTCTATTGAAGAGATTGAAAAAATTCCTGAGGCTTTTTATAATCCTCTCTATGAAAAATTAAAAATGTATTATATTACAGGAGGAATGCCAGAGCCGATATATATGTGGAGCAAAGAAAGAGATATGGAGTTAATGATACGAAGTTTAAATAATATCATAGAAGCCTATGAGAGAGATTTTGCAAAACATCCAAATACAAAAGAATTTCCGAAAATATCTATGATTTGGAAATCTCTTCCTTCACAACTTAGTCGTGAAAATAAAAAATTTATATATAAAGTTGTAAAAGAGGGAGCAAGAGCTAGAGAATATGAAGATGCTTTACAGTGGCTTGTCAATGCAAATCTTGTATCAAAAGTTTATAGAATTTCAGCTCCAAGAATACCTTTGTCTGCATATGATGATCTTTCAGCCTTTAAAATATATATGGCAGATGTGGGAATTTTAAATAGACTTTCTTTACTTTCTCCAAAAGCATTTGGAGAAGGAAGTAGATTGTTTACAGAATTTAAAGGAGCTCTCACAGAAACTTTTATTCTTCAAAGTTTAATCCCTCAATTTGAAGTTTCTCCTAGATATTGGACAGATAATATTTACGAAGTTGACTTTGTGATACAACATGAAAATGATGTTTTTCCAATAGAAGTGAAAGCAGAAAAAAATACTAAAAGTAAAAGTCTTTTGAAGTTTAAAGAAAAATATTCAGAAAATGTGAAATTAAGAGTTAGATTTTCATTTGATAATTTAATTTTAGATGGAGATTTATTAAATATCCCTCTTTTTATGGTAGATTATAGTAAAAAATTGATTACTATGGCGTTAAGAAAGAATAGAAATTTTTAA
- a CDS encoding GNAT family N-acetyltransferase encodes MEKIQEIFLGKNQEIYSMKVATEEDAAALLEHSKKVRGETDFLLTYPEEFTMTVDEEKEMLNTFRKTKNQFILCVYYKDCIIASAGIMPVMEKKKVLHRASFGVCVEKEHWQQGIGKKLMENSVLLAFQAGYEQIELGVFAVNIRAKEMYEKFGFREWGKIPSAYRLKNGSYRDEILMGLRKEYL; translated from the coding sequence ATGGAAAAAATACAAGAAATTTTTTTAGGAAAAAATCAAGAGATATATTCTATGAAAGTTGCCACAGAAGAAGATGCAGCTGCTCTTTTGGAACACTCTAAAAAAGTAAGAGGAGAAACAGATTTTTTATTGACTTATCCTGAGGAATTTACGATGACAGTAGACGAAGAGAAAGAAATGTTAAATACATTTCGAAAAACAAAAAATCAATTTATTTTATGTGTGTACTATAAAGATTGTATTATTGCCAGTGCAGGAATTATGCCTGTGATGGAAAAGAAAAAAGTCTTGCATCGAGCTAGTTTTGGAGTGTGTGTAGAAAAAGAGCATTGGCAACAGGGAATTGGGAAAAAATTGATGGAAAATTCTGTTTTATTAGCTTTTCAAGCCGGATATGAACAAATAGAACTAGGAGTGTTTGCAGTTAATATTAGAGCGAAGGAAATGTATGAAAAATTTGGTTTTCGAGAATGGGGAAAAATTCCTTCGGCGTATCGTTTAAAAAATGGTAGTTATCGTGATGAAATTTTAATGGGATTAAGAAAGGAGTATCTATGA
- a CDS encoding gamma-glutamyl-gamma-aminobutyrate hydrolase family protein, whose translation MKALIGITGSIITCGNDEIFATYERAYVNDDYVSAVEKAGGIPIILPIVEEEENIKEFVSRVDAIVLSGGYDIDPSYWGEEIGRKYERIYPRRDHYEMLVIKYAKELKKPVLGICRGHQMINVAFGGSLYQDLSEIPGSYIQHVQQAKYYEATHGIEIEEGSFISKSMGVKNRVNSYHHLAIKDLGNSLRIVGRAPDGVVEAIEYITEEQFFIGVQFHPEMMHRHHEFALHLFQDFIQEVERRKK comes from the coding sequence ATGAAAGCTTTGATAGGAATTACAGGAAGTATTATTACTTGTGGAAATGATGAAATTTTTGCAACATACGAAAGAGCTTATGTAAATGATGATTATGTATCGGCAGTAGAAAAAGCAGGGGGTATTCCCATTATTTTACCTATTGTGGAAGAGGAGGAGAATATAAAAGAATTTGTCTCTCGAGTTGATGCCATTGTATTATCAGGGGGCTATGATATAGACCCTAGTTATTGGGGAGAAGAAATTGGAAGAAAATATGAAAGAATTTATCCTAGAAGAGATCACTATGAGATGCTTGTTATCAAATATGCAAAAGAATTAAAAAAACCGGTGTTGGGAATTTGTAGAGGTCATCAAATGATTAATGTTGCTTTTGGGGGAAGTCTATATCAAGATTTGTCAGAGATTCCGGGATCTTATATTCAACATGTACAACAGGCAAAATACTATGAGGCAACACATGGAATAGAAATTGAAGAAGGGAGCTTCATTTCAAAAAGTATGGGAGTAAAAAATAGAGTCAATTCCTACCATCATTTAGCAATCAAAGACTTAGGAAATTCTCTACGAATAGTAGGGAGAGCTCCTGATGGAGTGGTAGAGGCAATTGAATATATTACAGAAGAACAATTTTTTATCGGAGTACAATTTCATCCGGAAATGATGCATCGTCATCATGAGTTTGCATTACATTTATTCCAAGATTTTATACAAGAAGTGGAAAGAAGAAAAAAATAG